From Myxococcus stipitatus, one genomic window encodes:
- a CDS encoding carboxymuconolactone decarboxylase family protein: MQARMTNPALLNPDTLKALQALGASVANAGIPPRTLELVHLRASQINGCSVCVDMHAHALKKGGESDQRIFAVGAWREAPWFTDAERAALALTEALTRLSDTSDAVPDTLWQEATRHFDERALGALVVAIAQINLWNRLNVATRQVAGAFR; this comes from the coding sequence ATGCAAGCCCGGATGACGAACCCCGCCCTGCTCAACCCCGACACGCTGAAGGCCCTCCAGGCCCTGGGGGCCTCGGTCGCCAACGCGGGCATCCCCCCACGCACCCTGGAGCTGGTCCACCTGCGCGCCAGCCAGATCAACGGCTGCAGCGTCTGCGTGGACATGCACGCCCACGCACTGAAGAAGGGCGGCGAGTCGGACCAGCGCATCTTCGCGGTGGGCGCCTGGCGCGAGGCGCCCTGGTTCACGGACGCGGAGCGCGCCGCGCTCGCGCTCACGGAGGCCCTCACCCGCTTGAGCGACACCTCCGACGCCGTGCCCGACACGCTCTGGCAGGAGGCCACGCGCCACTTCGACGAGCGCGCCCTCGGCGCCCTGGTCGTGGCCATCGCGCAGATCAACCTGTGGAACCGACTCAACGTCGCCACGCGGCAGGTCGCGGGCGCGTTCCGGTGA
- a CDS encoding sigma-70 family RNA polymerase sigma factor produces the protein MDERDWRAERFEEHRAHLRAVAFRMMGSWSEAEDAVQEAWFRLSRSETEGIDNLGGWLTTVVSRVCLDMLRSRKARREEHLGLQVPEPDLRESVETRTRLEQDAELADSVGAALLVVLETMAPAERLAFVLHDLFAVPFDKVAHILGRSPEAVRQLASRGRRRVQGEGRPPEVEDEVQRELVSAFLTASREGNFDALLAVLAPDVVLRADSMAVLGGMPAELHGAEGVARTFKGRARGAHLSRVDGAVGLVWAPGGTIRGVIHFTLEADRIRAIELVGDPEQLRRFALEPLG, from the coding sequence ATGGACGAGCGAGACTGGCGGGCGGAGCGATTCGAGGAGCACCGGGCGCACCTGCGTGCGGTGGCCTTCCGGATGATGGGGTCCTGGAGCGAGGCGGAGGACGCCGTCCAGGAGGCCTGGTTCCGGCTGAGCCGCTCGGAGACCGAGGGCATCGACAACCTGGGCGGCTGGCTGACCACCGTGGTCTCCCGGGTGTGTCTGGACATGCTGCGCTCGCGCAAGGCGAGGCGGGAGGAGCACCTGGGGTTGCAGGTGCCGGAGCCCGACCTGCGTGAGTCCGTCGAGACGCGGACCCGCTTGGAGCAGGACGCGGAGCTGGCGGACTCCGTCGGCGCCGCGCTCCTGGTGGTGCTGGAGACGATGGCGCCCGCGGAGCGGCTGGCCTTCGTGCTCCATGACCTCTTCGCGGTGCCCTTCGACAAGGTGGCGCACATCCTGGGGCGCTCGCCGGAGGCGGTGCGACAGCTGGCGAGCCGGGGCCGGCGCCGTGTCCAGGGCGAGGGGCGGCCGCCGGAGGTGGAGGACGAGGTCCAGCGGGAGCTGGTCTCCGCGTTCCTGACCGCCTCCCGCGAGGGGAACTTCGACGCGCTGCTCGCGGTGCTGGCGCCGGATGTCGTGCTGCGCGCCGACAGCATGGCGGTGCTGGGCGGCATGCCCGCCGAGCTGCACGGCGCGGAGGGGGTGGCGCGGACCTTCAAGGGGCGCGCGCGGGGGGCGCATCTGTCCCGGGTGGACGGGGCGGTGGGGCTGGTGTGGGCCCCGGGTGGGACGATCCGTGGCGTCATCCACTTCACGCTGGAGGCGGACCGCATCCGCGCCATCGAGCTGGTCGGAGACCCCGAGCAGCTCCGGCGGTTCGCCCTGGAGCCCCTGGGCTGA
- a CDS encoding M1 family metallopeptidase: protein MKALGRLPLLLSLLVACRANPGHVSVSAPPPAPASRTDAASLATPGLRLPDGIRPTGYAAELSVDPRSPGFEGVIDIDLEVRAPTSVLWLHGVGLTVEDVTLTQSGRTLPVTLAKVESPWLGFSLGQPLAAGTAKLRLAYRGSLSTQEIAGAFRIQEGGDWYVHTQFEPLGARRVFPSFDEPTFKVPWQLTLRVPEGVEPISNTPVARDTPEPGGWRKVQFARTQPLPTYLIAFGVGPFDIVDAGTVGRERVKTRIITPRGRGAEGAYAARVTPELLARLEDYFGSPFPYEKLDLMAMSLHVGAMEHPGLITFHSNLLLSKPEDDTLERQRRFAEIQAHELGHQWFGNLVTMRWWDDLWLNESFASWIAFRTVESWKPEWRMELEQMKVRSRSLRSDRLLSARRIRQPIENSDDIQNAFDGITYGKGSAVLTMLEEWLGRDVFRRGVRRYLRAHAQGSATAEDFLSALSAEAGRDVAPVASGFIDQGGAPLVTASLDCSGAVPKVALTQRRYLPLGSAGSAPRTWHVPLCLKYGVEGRTLRTCTLLEGERSELSLPEAKSCPTWLHPNAEGAGYLRAHVTGPAWKGLMTEGLERLSRAERVALLGDAQALAEAGVLPASEALALLERFKDAEPSERMASLSLLELARPTFLSERGRSDRARWVRALHGPGVRALGWKPMKGDSEEVQLLRARLTSLVGRDGEDAKLGAQAVALLERWLVDPTAIAPGMVESVFAVAGPHVDAALHARLLAAVRVEKDRATRNRLLEALGRVTDPALVRVQLPVLLLSDDLDPRETLFSVIALSSSDYRTRGVVLDFVKEHYDALVARLPSELARALAYAVEGACDGKTRQDAADFFTERSARAPGGARVLAQILEGIDVCVAYRDAQQADVERFFAGGR, encoded by the coding sequence ATGAAAGCACTCGGCCGACTCCCACTGCTCCTGTCCCTCCTGGTCGCCTGTCGCGCGAATCCAGGGCACGTCTCTGTCTCCGCGCCGCCGCCCGCGCCCGCCTCGAGGACCGACGCGGCCTCGCTGGCCACGCCGGGGCTGCGTCTTCCCGACGGCATTCGTCCCACGGGGTACGCGGCCGAGCTGTCGGTGGACCCGCGCTCACCTGGGTTCGAGGGTGTCATCGACATCGACCTGGAGGTGCGCGCGCCCACCTCCGTGCTCTGGCTCCATGGCGTGGGCCTGACGGTCGAGGATGTCACACTGACCCAGTCGGGGCGGACGCTCCCTGTCACACTGGCGAAGGTGGAGTCGCCATGGCTGGGGTTCTCGCTGGGCCAGCCCCTGGCGGCGGGGACCGCGAAGCTGCGGCTGGCCTACCGGGGCTCGCTCTCGACGCAGGAGATCGCCGGCGCCTTCCGCATCCAGGAAGGGGGTGACTGGTATGTCCATACCCAGTTCGAGCCCCTGGGGGCGCGGCGGGTGTTCCCCTCGTTCGACGAGCCGACCTTCAAGGTGCCCTGGCAGCTCACCCTGCGCGTCCCCGAGGGCGTCGAGCCCATCTCGAACACGCCCGTCGCGCGCGACACGCCCGAGCCCGGCGGATGGCGGAAGGTCCAGTTCGCCCGCACGCAGCCCCTGCCGACCTACCTCATCGCCTTCGGCGTGGGGCCCTTCGACATCGTGGACGCGGGGACCGTGGGGCGCGAGCGGGTGAAGACCCGCATCATCACTCCACGCGGACGTGGCGCGGAGGGGGCCTACGCGGCGCGGGTGACGCCGGAGCTGCTGGCGCGGCTGGAGGACTACTTCGGCTCTCCGTTCCCGTACGAGAAGCTCGACCTGATGGCGATGTCCCTCCATGTCGGGGCCATGGAGCACCCGGGGCTCATCACCTTCCATTCGAACCTCCTGCTGTCGAAGCCGGAGGACGACACGCTCGAGCGTCAGCGCCGCTTCGCCGAAATCCAGGCGCACGAACTGGGGCACCAGTGGTTCGGCAACCTCGTCACCATGCGCTGGTGGGACGACCTCTGGCTCAACGAGTCGTTCGCCTCGTGGATTGCCTTCCGCACGGTGGAGTCCTGGAAGCCGGAGTGGCGGATGGAGCTCGAGCAGATGAAGGTCCGCTCGCGGTCGCTGCGCAGCGACCGGCTGTTGTCGGCGCGGAGGATTCGCCAGCCCATCGAGAACTCGGACGACATCCAGAATGCCTTCGACGGCATCACCTATGGCAAGGGCAGCGCGGTGCTCACCATGCTGGAGGAGTGGCTGGGGCGCGACGTGTTCCGCCGTGGCGTGCGGCGCTACCTCCGCGCCCACGCGCAAGGCAGCGCGACCGCCGAGGACTTCCTTTCCGCCCTCTCCGCCGAGGCCGGGCGGGACGTGGCGCCCGTGGCCAGCGGCTTCATCGACCAGGGCGGCGCGCCGCTCGTCACCGCCTCCCTGGACTGCTCGGGCGCGGTGCCGAAGGTGGCGTTGACCCAGCGCCGCTACCTGCCGCTCGGGTCCGCGGGCTCGGCTCCTCGGACCTGGCATGTGCCGCTGTGCCTGAAGTACGGCGTGGAGGGGCGGACGCTGCGCACGTGCACGCTGTTGGAGGGCGAGCGGTCCGAGCTTTCGCTGCCCGAGGCGAAGTCCTGTCCGACCTGGCTCCATCCCAACGCGGAGGGCGCGGGCTATCTGCGGGCGCACGTCACGGGGCCGGCCTGGAAGGGGCTCATGACGGAGGGCCTGGAGCGCTTGTCCCGGGCCGAGCGGGTGGCGCTGCTCGGGGATGCCCAGGCGCTCGCGGAGGCTGGCGTCCTGCCCGCGTCGGAGGCCCTGGCGTTGCTGGAGCGCTTCAAGGACGCGGAGCCTTCCGAACGCATGGCCTCGCTCTCGTTGCTGGAGCTGGCCCGGCCCACCTTCCTCTCCGAGCGTGGGCGGAGCGACAGGGCCAGGTGGGTGAGGGCCCTTCATGGGCCGGGAGTCCGGGCGTTGGGGTGGAAGCCTATGAAGGGGGACTCGGAGGAGGTCCAACTGCTGCGGGCACGGCTCACCTCGCTGGTGGGGCGGGACGGGGAGGACGCGAAGCTCGGCGCCCAGGCGGTCGCGCTGCTGGAGCGCTGGCTCGTCGACCCCACGGCCATCGCGCCTGGGATGGTGGAGTCCGTCTTCGCCGTCGCGGGCCCCCATGTGGACGCGGCCCTGCATGCGCGGCTGCTCGCGGCGGTGCGTGTGGAGAAGGACCGGGCGACGCGCAACCGGCTGCTGGAGGCGCTGGGGCGTGTCACGGACCCGGCGTTGGTTCGCGTGCAGCTGCCAGTGCTGCTGCTGTCGGACGACCTCGACCCTCGGGAGACCCTGTTCTCCGTCATCGCCCTCAGCTCGTCGGACTACCGCACGCGCGGCGTCGTCCTCGACTTCGTGAAGGAGCACTACGACGCGCTCGTCGCGCGGCTGCCCTCGGAGCTGGCGCGAGCGCTGGCCTATGCCGTGGAGGGGGCCTGCGACGGGAAGACGCGCCAGGACGCGGCCGACTTCTTCACGGAGCGCAGCGCCCGTGCCCCCGGAGGCGCGCGGGTGCTGGCCCAGATTCTCGAGGGCATTGACGTCTGCGTCGCCTATCGTGACGCTCAACAGGCGGACGTCGAGCGCTTCTTCGCCGGCGGGCGCTGA
- a CDS encoding FUSC family protein encodes MPAPESSPLGLDRARVAHALRLALAAWLAFVIAVLLRVPNPYWAAMPIWVVAQPSRGLMLERGFYRVVGTLLGAGLGLALLHAMSNPYLQLAGLGVVVALGAGLTHVLRGVQSYGAMMAGMTAAVVVLPSLFAPSHSTELALARIACTLIGVVVVTLVTGVFTPEARREDFYGRVQKLASEAVTFAARCLDTWDPKALEDVERRILVELSDVDASSSLVSAGSIEGYRRLRHVEALVASSLSVMAAAKAVRARVRRGDTIPTGLVASLTTLAGHLATKDRRAALPSLAGAHPELTRLAHTLQELTEAEAALSGGRVPGEPAMGESRALALAPHRDWALARRTAFIAGAATLVAGSVGTATGSATVALGALGICIFCIVLGSMAMPQKIAPQLFLGVCAGVLFATLYRFLIQPHLQTPLGLALSVLPFLLLGALARTAPRTAVPAIDGNMCFLLASQAGMPAAGAAAILEGGAALVVAAGLVGAGFVLLPRDSERHARGAALRMRDELERLLTRGSVANLQAWQADTSRQLLRLLQHLGRAGQLGRRNLDGLLASLNLGDAITRLRTLVTLPDLSTEDRLAGEQALRELARLAREPARVATELSSLAARTRAGPARHAIEAALDALVESQGVLTSVGLGANAGPHTLART; translated from the coding sequence ATGCCCGCCCCCGAGTCATCCCCCCTGGGACTCGACCGAGCCAGGGTCGCGCACGCGCTGCGACTGGCGCTCGCCGCCTGGCTCGCCTTCGTCATCGCCGTGCTCCTGCGCGTGCCCAATCCCTACTGGGCGGCGATGCCCATCTGGGTCGTCGCCCAGCCCTCGCGCGGGCTGATGCTGGAGCGCGGCTTCTACCGCGTCGTCGGGACGCTGCTGGGCGCGGGCCTGGGGCTCGCCCTCCTGCACGCGATGAGCAACCCCTACCTCCAGCTCGCGGGCCTCGGCGTGGTGGTGGCGCTCGGCGCGGGGCTCACGCACGTGCTGCGCGGCGTCCAGTCGTACGGCGCGATGATGGCGGGCATGACGGCGGCCGTCGTCGTGCTGCCCTCGCTCTTCGCGCCCAGCCACTCCACGGAGCTCGCGCTGGCCCGCATCGCGTGTACGTTGATTGGCGTCGTCGTCGTCACGCTCGTCACCGGCGTCTTCACTCCGGAGGCCCGGCGGGAGGACTTCTACGGCCGGGTCCAGAAGCTCGCGAGCGAGGCCGTCACGTTCGCGGCGCGCTGCCTGGACACCTGGGACCCGAAGGCGCTCGAGGACGTCGAGCGGCGCATCCTCGTCGAGCTGAGCGACGTCGACGCCTCCTCCAGCCTCGTCTCCGCCGGCTCCATCGAGGGCTACCGTCGGCTCCGTCACGTCGAGGCGCTCGTCGCCTCCTCCCTGTCCGTGATGGCCGCCGCGAAGGCGGTTCGCGCCCGGGTGCGCCGCGGAGACACCATCCCCACGGGGCTCGTCGCCTCCCTCACCACCCTGGCCGGCCACCTCGCGACGAAGGACCGTCGAGCCGCGCTCCCGAGCCTCGCCGGCGCCCATCCGGAGCTGACGCGCCTCGCCCACACGCTCCAGGAGCTGACGGAGGCGGAGGCGGCCCTGTCCGGAGGCCGCGTGCCGGGCGAGCCCGCCATGGGGGAGTCACGAGCGCTGGCGCTCGCGCCGCACCGGGACTGGGCCCTGGCGCGCCGCACCGCGTTCATCGCGGGCGCGGCGACGCTCGTCGCGGGCAGCGTGGGGACGGCCACGGGCAGCGCCACGGTGGCGCTCGGCGCCCTGGGCATCTGCATCTTCTGCATCGTCCTCGGCTCGATGGCGATGCCCCAGAAGATCGCCCCTCAGCTGTTCCTGGGCGTGTGCGCGGGCGTCCTGTTCGCGACGCTCTACCGCTTCCTCATCCAGCCCCACCTCCAGACGCCGCTCGGGCTCGCGCTCTCGGTGCTGCCCTTCCTGCTCCTCGGGGCCTTGGCTCGCACCGCGCCCCGCACGGCCGTCCCCGCCATCGACGGGAACATGTGCTTCCTGCTGGCGAGCCAGGCGGGGATGCCCGCCGCCGGGGCCGCCGCCATCCTCGAAGGGGGCGCGGCGCTCGTCGTGGCCGCGGGGCTCGTCGGCGCGGGCTTCGTGCTCCTGCCCCGGGACTCCGAGCGACACGCGCGAGGCGCCGCGCTGCGCATGCGGGACGAGCTGGAGCGGCTGCTCACGCGAGGCAGCGTGGCGAACCTCCAGGCCTGGCAGGCGGACACCTCCCGCCAGCTGCTGCGCCTCCTGCAACACCTGGGACGCGCCGGGCAGCTCGGGAGGCGGAACCTGGACGGACTGCTCGCGTCCCTCAACCTGGGCGACGCCATCACCCGGCTGCGGACGCTCGTCACGCTCCCCGACCTGTCCACCGAGGACCGGCTCGCGGGCGAGCAGGCCCTGCGGGAGCTGGCCCGGCTCGCCCGCGAACCCGCGCGCGTCGCCACCGAGCTGTCCTCCCTGGCGGCTCGCACGCGTGCCGGTCCCGCGCGCCACGCCATCGAGGCCGCCCTGGACGCCCTCGTGGAGAGCCAGGGCGTGCTGACGTCCGTGGGTCTCGGCGCGAACGCGGGCCCACACACCCTTGCCCGCACCTGA
- a CDS encoding SRPBCC family protein, whose translation MTTPSERELVITRTFRAPPRLVFEAWTQAEFVKRWWVPKSCGGEIIECRADVQVGGTFRYVMRVDGNEFGFNGKYVEINRHTKLVYTQVFEPYPDSPVLITVTFEEHEGKTRLRSHELYPSKEALDATIASGMESGMRETMDQIDAIVAALPAH comes from the coding sequence ATGACGACGCCATCGGAGCGAGAGCTCGTCATCACCCGCACCTTCCGCGCGCCGCCCCGGCTGGTGTTCGAGGCCTGGACCCAGGCCGAGTTCGTCAAGCGCTGGTGGGTGCCGAAGTCCTGTGGTGGTGAGATCATCGAGTGCCGCGCCGACGTCCAGGTGGGCGGGACCTTCCGCTACGTGATGCGCGTCGATGGCAACGAGTTCGGCTTCAACGGCAAGTACGTCGAAATCAACCGGCACACGAAGCTCGTCTACACGCAGGTCTTCGAGCCCTACCCCGACTCGCCGGTGCTCATCACCGTCACCTTCGAGGAGCACGAGGGCAAGACGCGCCTGCGTTCCCACGAGCTGTACCCGTCGAAGGAAGCACTCGACGCCACCATCGCCTCTGGCATGGAGAGCGGCATGCGCGAGACCATGGATCAGATCGACGCGATCGTCGCCGCGCTGCCCGCGCACTGA
- a CDS encoding ArsR/SmtB family transcription factor: MFETFAALAEPHRFRIVELLRSGPRSVSDIGAQLHLNQPQASKHLKVLKEAGLVDMQPKAQQRLYELRAQPLRELHEWLERYRQLWDARFDAMDELLEELQQKEKPRGRKPRH; the protein is encoded by the coding sequence ATGTTCGAGACGTTCGCGGCGCTGGCCGAGCCCCACCGTTTTCGCATCGTCGAGTTGCTGCGTTCCGGGCCTCGCTCGGTGAGCGACATCGGAGCGCAGCTCCACCTCAATCAACCCCAGGCGTCGAAGCACCTGAAGGTCCTGAAGGAGGCGGGGCTGGTCGACATGCAGCCCAAGGCGCAGCAGCGGCTCTACGAACTGCGCGCGCAGCCGTTGCGCGAGCTTCACGAGTGGCTGGAGCGCTATCGCCAGCTCTGGGATGCGCGCTTCGATGCAATGGACGAGCTCCTGGAGGAGCTCCAGCAGAAGGAAAAACCCCGTGGCCGCAAACCCAGACACTGA
- a CDS encoding aldo/keto reductase, producing the protein MSGTSSRPVDKSGTFKLGGDLPIHRLGYGAMQLTGPGIWGPPKDRAEAVRVLRRAVELGVDFIDTADSYGPYVSEEIIAEALHPYPKGLVVATKAGLVRTGPNQWFPVGAPKYLRQELEMSLRRLKLERIDLYQLHRIDPKVPVEESLGELKALQQEGKIRHIGLSEVTVPEIEQARKVVDVVSVQNRYNLTDRVHEAVLDYCEKEKLGFIPWFPLATGGLAKPGSPLDSVARKHQATPAQIALAWLLARSPVMLPIPGTSSVKHLEENLAGAELTLDKSELDAVDAQARGR; encoded by the coding sequence ATGAGCGGCACCTCATCGCGTCCCGTCGACAAGAGCGGCACCTTCAAGCTGGGCGGCGACCTGCCCATCCACCGCCTGGGCTATGGCGCCATGCAGCTGACCGGCCCTGGCATCTGGGGCCCTCCCAAGGACCGGGCGGAGGCCGTCCGCGTGCTGCGCAGGGCGGTCGAGCTGGGCGTGGACTTCATCGACACGGCGGATTCCTACGGCCCGTATGTCAGCGAGGAGATCATCGCCGAGGCCCTGCACCCCTATCCGAAGGGGCTGGTGGTGGCGACCAAGGCGGGGCTCGTGCGCACGGGGCCCAACCAGTGGTTCCCCGTGGGGGCCCCGAAGTACCTCCGCCAGGAGCTGGAGATGTCGCTGCGCCGGCTGAAGCTGGAGCGCATCGACCTGTACCAACTGCACCGCATCGACCCCAAGGTCCCCGTGGAGGAGTCGCTCGGCGAGCTGAAGGCACTCCAGCAGGAGGGGAAGATTCGTCACATCGGTTTGTCGGAGGTGACGGTTCCGGAGATCGAACAGGCACGGAAGGTGGTGGACGTCGTGTCCGTGCAGAACCGTTACAACCTGACGGACCGCGTGCACGAGGCGGTGCTCGACTACTGCGAGAAGGAGAAGCTCGGCTTCATCCCCTGGTTCCCGCTGGCCACTGGCGGACTGGCGAAGCCAGGGAGCCCGCTGGACTCGGTGGCGCGCAAGCACCAGGCGACGCCCGCGCAGATCGCGCTCGCGTGGCTCTTGGCGCGCTCGCCGGTGATGTTGCCGATTCCCGGCACCTCGTCCGTGAAGCACCTGGAGGAGAACCTCGCGGGCGCGGAGCTGACGCTCGACAAGTCCGAACTGGACGCGGTGGACGCCCAGGCCCGGGGACGCTGA
- a CDS encoding LytR/AlgR family response regulator transcription factor — protein MTTPQRALLVDDERLSRAELRELLLPHPWVKVVGEADSVASALARIEELQPTLLFLDVQMPGESGFDLLGRLPACPLAVIFVTAYDAHALRAFEVNALDYLLKPVHPERLARTLGRIAPREQDRGAPTPGPGRQKLAEGDLLLLEDGARSRFVRVEQLVCVRGAGDYSEVVTADGARVLSPRPLKDWEARLPERSFARIHRSALVNLAFVERVDRGLGGGGHVYLRGVADPLPLSRPHAAALRERFG, from the coding sequence ATGACGACGCCCCAGCGCGCCCTGCTCGTGGATGACGAGCGCCTGTCCCGCGCCGAGCTGCGCGAGCTGCTCCTGCCCCATCCGTGGGTGAAGGTGGTGGGCGAGGCGGACAGCGTCGCGTCCGCGCTCGCGCGCATCGAGGAGCTCCAACCGACGCTCCTGTTCCTCGACGTGCAGATGCCGGGGGAGAGCGGCTTCGACCTGCTCGGCCGACTGCCCGCGTGCCCCCTCGCCGTCATCTTCGTGACGGCCTATGACGCCCACGCGTTGCGGGCCTTCGAGGTCAACGCGCTGGACTACCTGCTCAAGCCCGTGCACCCGGAGCGGCTCGCGCGCACGTTGGGTCGAATCGCTCCCCGGGAGCAGGACCGCGGGGCCCCGACACCGGGTCCCGGCCGGCAGAAGCTGGCCGAGGGAGATCTGCTCCTGCTGGAGGACGGCGCGAGGTCGCGCTTCGTGCGCGTGGAGCAGCTCGTCTGCGTGCGCGGCGCGGGGGACTACTCGGAGGTCGTCACCGCCGACGGCGCGCGCGTCCTGTCACCCCGGCCGCTGAAGGACTGGGAGGCCCGGCTGCCGGAGCGGTCCTTCGCGCGCATCCACCGCTCGGCGCTCGTCAACCTCGCCTTCGTCGAGCGCGTGGACCGCGGCCTGGGTGGAGGCGGCCACGTGTACCTTCGAGGCGTGGCCGACCCCCTCCCGCTCAGCCGCCCTCACGCGGCCGCGCTGCGCGAGCGCTTCGGCTGA
- a CDS encoding sensor histidine kinase has protein sequence MEHRPATLPSFWTLQFGGWGLYAALLIITFMPIVAAEGGELRLMMAKGVRAGFGLGLTSLLRLGYRRAFPGSIKRQAAWSLVGGTVLGIAWALLGEAWAAWLYAGTYQWAPKLVPRFALEYAITLTGWSALYFGIKHARAWQEERERALRADALAQEARLASLRHQMHPHFLFNALSSLRALIGEDPTRARRMVTEMADFLRFSLQKADAPHVPLEEELAMARSYLSIESVRFEEKLDASLDVAPGLEHLRVPAFLIQPLVDNAVKHGMASGVLPVRVRVRVHREHGALRVLVSNTGHWAPTFREPDPRGTGTGLRNVRERLTQLFGERARLTTSETEGWVHVLVELPAGSPSPVEECHDDAPARPARG, from the coding sequence ATGGAACACCGGCCGGCCACGCTCCCCTCCTTCTGGACGTTGCAGTTCGGAGGGTGGGGGCTGTACGCCGCGCTGCTCATCATCACCTTCATGCCCATCGTCGCGGCCGAGGGAGGCGAGCTCCGGTTGATGATGGCCAAGGGCGTGCGCGCGGGGTTCGGGCTCGGGCTCACCAGCCTCCTGCGCCTGGGCTACCGCCGCGCCTTCCCCGGCTCCATCAAGCGACAGGCGGCGTGGTCGCTGGTCGGCGGCACCGTGTTGGGCATCGCCTGGGCGCTCCTGGGCGAGGCGTGGGCCGCGTGGCTCTACGCGGGCACGTACCAGTGGGCGCCGAAGCTGGTCCCGCGCTTCGCGCTCGAGTACGCCATCACCCTGACGGGCTGGAGCGCGCTCTACTTCGGAATCAAGCACGCGCGCGCCTGGCAGGAGGAGCGGGAGCGGGCGCTGCGCGCGGACGCGCTCGCCCAGGAGGCGCGGCTCGCCTCGCTGCGCCACCAGATGCACCCCCACTTCCTGTTCAACGCGCTCAGCTCCCTGCGGGCCTTGATTGGAGAGGACCCCACCCGCGCCAGGAGGATGGTGACGGAGATGGCGGACTTCCTGCGCTTCTCGCTCCAGAAGGCGGACGCGCCCCACGTCCCGCTGGAGGAGGAGCTCGCCATGGCGCGCAGCTACCTGAGCATCGAGTCGGTGCGCTTCGAGGAGAAGCTGGACGCGAGCCTGGACGTGGCACCGGGCCTGGAGCACCTGAGGGTCCCCGCCTTCCTCATCCAGCCCCTGGTGGACAACGCGGTGAAGCACGGCATGGCCTCCGGGGTGCTCCCGGTGCGGGTGCGGGTGCGGGTGCACCGGGAACACGGGGCGCTCCGCGTCCTCGTGTCCAACACGGGCCACTGGGCGCCCACGTTCCGGGAACCGGACCCTCGCGGCACGGGCACCGGCCTGCGCAACGTGCGTGAGCGGCTGACGCAGCTGTTCGGGGAGCGCGCCCGACTGACGACCTCGGAGACGGAGGGCTGGGTCCACGTCCTCGTCGAGCTGCCAGCCGGGTCTCCATCCCCTGTCGAGGAGTGCCATGACGACGCCCCAGCGCGCCCTGCTCGTGGATGA
- a CDS encoding pyridoxal phosphate-dependent aminotransferase codes for MSDFSPTRRNLLAGAAATTAGLALGPRLALAAPGARARPGAEPVRLFSNENRYGPCEGALRAIRESVHLSSRYTALDALQAFRQRVAEEEGVAPEQVLVTAGSLEALSAVAGQYALGGGGVVCSELTFPALPEYAETLGGKVTRVPLDANLAHDLDAMEARVGPGTKLVSVCNPNNPTGTIVDAKRLRDFCESVSPRATVLVDEVYLHYLEPSPANSMVDLVRAGRNVIVVRSFSKIHGLAGMRVGYALAQPDVVKRLFQWRMALPNPLSIAAARASLDDKQFVPRMRKLTQEARRITSAVLDELGLKYVAGHGNFMWISLGADQLDLPARLAPHGFHVATVPSNPIPANISALRLTLGTVEEMRAFGPALRATLKGRG; via the coding sequence GTGTCCGACTTCAGTCCCACTCGCAGGAATCTTCTCGCAGGTGCCGCGGCGACCACCGCCGGGTTGGCCCTGGGGCCACGGCTCGCGCTCGCCGCTCCGGGTGCCCGCGCGCGCCCGGGCGCGGAGCCGGTCCGGCTCTTCTCGAACGAGAACCGCTATGGCCCCTGCGAAGGGGCGCTGCGCGCCATCCGCGAATCCGTCCACCTGAGCAGCCGCTACACCGCGCTCGACGCCCTCCAGGCCTTCCGCCAGCGCGTCGCGGAGGAGGAAGGCGTCGCGCCGGAGCAGGTGCTCGTCACCGCCGGCTCGCTCGAGGCCCTGTCCGCCGTGGCCGGGCAGTACGCCCTGGGCGGTGGAGGCGTGGTGTGCTCGGAGCTGACGTTCCCCGCGCTGCCCGAGTACGCCGAGACGCTGGGCGGCAAGGTGACGCGGGTCCCGCTGGACGCGAACCTGGCGCACGACCTGGATGCCATGGAGGCGCGCGTGGGCCCGGGCACGAAGCTCGTCTCGGTGTGCAACCCCAACAACCCCACGGGCACCATCGTCGACGCGAAGCGGCTGCGCGACTTCTGCGAGTCGGTGTCCCCTCGCGCCACGGTGTTGGTGGACGAGGTGTACCTGCACTACCTCGAGCCCTCTCCCGCCAACTCCATGGTGGACCTGGTGCGCGCGGGGCGGAACGTCATCGTCGTCCGCTCCTTCTCCAAGATTCACGGGCTCGCCGGCATGCGCGTGGGCTACGCCCTGGCCCAGCCGGACGTCGTCAAGCGGCTGTTCCAGTGGCGCATGGCCCTGCCCAACCCGCTCTCCATCGCCGCGGCGAGGGCCAGCCTGGACGACAAGCAGTTCGTGCCGCGCATGCGCAAGCTCACCCAGGAGGCGCGCCGCATCACGTCGGCCGTCCTCGACGAGCTGGGGCTGAAGTACGTCGCGGGGCACGGCAACTTCATGTGGATTTCGCTCGGCGCGGACCAGCTCGACCTGCCTGCCCGGCTGGCGCCCCATGGCTTCCACGTGGCGACCGTCCCGTCCAACCCCATCCCCGCCAACATCTCCGCGTTGCGCCTGACGCTGGGCACGGTGGAGGAGATGCGCGCGTTCGGCCCCGCGCTGCGCGCGACCCTGAAGGGCCGGGGCTGA